A genome region from Camelina sativa cultivar DH55 chromosome 10, Cs, whole genome shotgun sequence includes the following:
- the LOC104720599 gene encoding AUGMIN subunit 5-like translates to MYAKWENSMCSLEGSDASLASVLESLEFCIRVRGSEACVLEDLAKAIDLVHIRQDLVESGHSLLDHAFRAQQKYERTTNYCLDLASEQENTISDQWLPELRTAVQNAQASSEHCKYVRGLLDEWWEQPAATVVDWVTVDGQSVAAWQNHVKQLLAFYDKESLRT, encoded by the exons GTCTGGAGGGTTCAGATGCAAGTTTGGCCTCAGTTTTAGAGTCTCTTGAGTTCTGCATACGGGTTCGTGGTTCTGAAGCATGTGTTTTAGAAGACTTAGCAAAGGCAATCGATTTGGTCCATATACGGCAGGATCTAGTTGAAAGTGGCCATTCTCTGTTAGATCATGCTTTCCGTGCGCAGCAAAAATATGAAAG AACAACTAACTACTGCCTAGATCTAGCTTCTGAGCAAGAGAATACAATATCAGACCAATGGTTGCCTGAACTTAGGACTGCAGTCCAGAATGCTCAAGCTTCCTCTGAGCACTGCAAATACGTCAGGGGTTTG CTTGATGAATGGTGGGAACAGCCTGCAGCAACAGTGGTTGATTGGGTTACTGTAGATGGTCAAAGTGTTGCAGCTTGGCAAAACCATGTCAAACAGCTTCTTGCCTTTTACGATAAAGAATCATTGAGAACGTAA
- the LOC104719549 gene encoding leucine-rich repeat extensin-like protein 3, with product MSPLLILIFIATTITFSNYSSVATTLPDTVHRNDKNLFSVSGELDCKFRQAQQSFSEVRCAKTRRILKHIRQARRRDHGHKQKRSPRHLPNKANTNKNPIDKKFLFPPPLFFPPNPFAPPRSIFPPNPFAPPPSIFPPNPFQPPPPSIFPPNPFQPRPPPPSLFPPNPFQPPRAPPPSIFPPLFPQPPPAPPPSIFPPNPFQPPPPQPPPAPPPSLFPPLFPKPPPPPALPPPSIFPPNPFQPRPPLPAPPPPWSIFPPLPPIFPGLNPPPPPPPPPPSIFPFPPFPFFPPPRNPGPPPSSANKQPP from the exons ATGTCTCCTCTtctcatcctcatcttcattgccACAACCATAACATTCAGTAATTACTCTTCAGTGGCCACAACTTTACCTGACACTGTCCATCGTAACGACAAGAACCTCTTCTCAGTCTCAg GTGAGCTTGATTGCAAATTCAGACAAGCACAACAAAGTTTCTCTGAGGTGAGATGTGCAAAGACTCGACGGATTCTGAAACATATTAGgcaagcaagaagaagagatcatggACACAAACAGAAGAGATCACCAAGACACCtaccaaacaaagcaaacacaaaCAAGAACCCAATAGACAAGAAGTTCTTGTTCCCACCTCCATTGTTTTTTCCCCCAAACCCATTTGCACCCCCACGTTCCATTTTTCCACCAAACCCGTTTGCACCACCACCTTCAATTTTCCCACCCAACCCGTTTCAGCCGCCGCCACCTTCCATTTTCCCACCCAATCCATTTCAGCCACGGCCACCACCACCTTCACTATTCCCTCCAAACCCGTTTCAGCCTCCTCGTGCTCCTCCTCCATCAATATTTCCTCCATTATTTCCTCAGCCTCCTCCCGCTCCTCCTCCATCAATATTCCCTCCAAACCCATTTCAGCCTCCACCGCCTCAGCCTCCTCCAGCTCCTCCTCCATCGTTATTCCCTCCATTATTTCCTAAGCCACCTCCACCCCCAGCTCTTCCTCCTCCATCAATATTCCCTCCAAATCCATTTCAGCCTCGCCCTCCTCTTCCCGCTCCTCCTCCGCCATGGTCTATCTTTCCTCCACTGCCACCGATCTTTCCAGGCTTAAATCCACCACCgccacctcctcctccacctccatcAATCTTTCCATTTCCTCCATTCCCGTTCTTCCCACCACCACGCAACCCTGGACCTCCTCCTTCTTCAGCAAACAAGCAGCCTCCTTAA